A genomic window from Caballeronia sp. SBC1 includes:
- a CDS encoding DUF4136 domain-containing protein, which translates to MTLERLYGEWKGALRVMLIAGFALLGGCTTYVQTQVAVFSDWSGTDATRTYAFVRSAPQQNSIEQKTYEVLAANELATHSFKQVPDASARYLVELSYSIRGDMITVRQPVYYDPWPMYGGWYGRPYGGWGGWGGWGGWDMGPAGYVDQSYPIFVHSLQIRMTERESGREVYKVSASNSGGESSLVRAMPYLIRSALADFPLGNGTVRTVKIPLGKTGGVSNEGPAAVGTNEKAAALAPVPAPVPVQ; encoded by the coding sequence ATGACGTTGGAACGGTTGTACGGGGAATGGAAGGGTGCGTTGCGCGTGATGCTGATCGCGGGGTTCGCGTTGCTCGGCGGTTGTACGACCTACGTTCAGACGCAGGTGGCGGTGTTCTCTGACTGGTCCGGGACCGACGCCACTCGGACCTATGCGTTCGTTCGCTCGGCGCCGCAGCAAAACAGCATTGAACAGAAGACGTATGAGGTGCTCGCCGCGAACGAGCTCGCCACCCATTCGTTCAAGCAGGTTCCCGATGCCAGCGCGCGTTATCTCGTGGAATTGTCGTACTCCATTCGCGGCGACATGATCACTGTGCGCCAGCCTGTCTATTACGATCCGTGGCCGATGTACGGCGGCTGGTACGGCCGGCCATACGGCGGGTGGGGAGGTTGGGGCGGTTGGGGCGGCTGGGACATGGGGCCGGCGGGTTATGTCGACCAAAGCTACCCGATCTTCGTCCATTCGCTGCAGATTCGCATGACCGAGCGTGAAAGCGGGCGCGAAGTGTACAAAGTGAGCGCGAGCAATTCCGGCGGCGAATCGTCGCTGGTCCGGGCCATGCCTTATCTGATCCGCAGTGCGCTCGCGGATTTTCCGCTGGGCAACGGCACCGTGCGGACGGTGAAAATCCCGCTCGGCAAAACGGGCGGTGTCAGCAATGAAGGTCCGGCTGCAGTAGGGACGAACGAGAAGGCCGCCGCCCTGGCGCCTGTTCCAGCGCCGGTGCCCGTGCAGTAG
- a CDS encoding flippase-like domain-containing protein has translation MSRAGTVLLSLGVVLFIALLGWQGFGSVATALAAAGWGLLAVAVFHLLPVVIDALAIETLFPRNQRDVSFRDALLARWTGESVNSLMPAGQIGGPMLMVRYLSQRGMRARDAAAVITISTTMQTVGQMIFALVGVALLSSYVSGVGMLLPVLIVIAVCSLMVVGFFFAQRKGLFARATRFASQFAARFSKKRDWSSLVSRAEAVDTAVLELYKKPGPVAASFALSLLGWIVGTGEVWLALHLMGSPVGWAEALMLESLGQAIRGAAFAIPGSLGVQEGGYLLLARLIGLPPEAALALSLAKRARELLLGLPGIVYLHFAEKGWQRRRLARVPDIE, from the coding sequence ATGAGCCGCGCTGGAACGGTCCTCCTGTCGCTCGGCGTGGTGCTGTTCATCGCGCTGCTCGGCTGGCAGGGCTTCGGTTCCGTCGCGACCGCGCTCGCGGCCGCAGGCTGGGGCCTGCTTGCGGTGGCGGTATTCCATCTGCTGCCTGTCGTGATCGACGCCCTGGCTATCGAAACGCTGTTTCCCCGCAATCAACGTGATGTGAGCTTCCGCGACGCGCTGCTCGCGCGCTGGACCGGCGAGTCGGTGAATAGCCTGATGCCCGCTGGACAGATCGGCGGTCCAATGCTGATGGTGCGTTATCTCTCGCAGCGCGGCATGCGGGCGCGCGACGCCGCGGCAGTCATCACCATCAGCACGACGATGCAAACCGTCGGCCAGATGATCTTCGCGCTCGTCGGCGTGGCGTTGCTGAGCAGCTATGTGTCGGGCGTGGGCATGCTGCTGCCGGTGCTGATCGTGATCGCAGTGTGCTCACTGATGGTCGTCGGGTTTTTCTTCGCGCAGCGCAAGGGTTTGTTCGCCCGCGCGACGCGCTTTGCTTCGCAATTTGCAGCGCGATTTTCGAAGAAGCGCGACTGGTCGTCGCTGGTGTCGCGTGCGGAAGCCGTGGACACCGCCGTGCTCGAACTATACAAAAAGCCCGGTCCGGTCGCGGCGAGTTTCGCGCTGAGCCTTCTGGGCTGGATCGTGGGCACCGGTGAGGTGTGGCTGGCGTTGCATTTGATGGGCTCGCCGGTCGGCTGGGCCGAAGCGCTGATGCTGGAAAGTCTCGGGCAGGCCATTCGGGGAGCGGCGTTTGCCATTCCCGGTTCTCTCGGCGTGCAAGAGGGCGGCTACTTGCTGCTCGCGCGCCTGATCGGTCTGCCGCCGGAAGCCGCGCTCGCGCTTTCGTTAGCGAAGCGCGCGCGGGAATTACTGCTCGGCTTGCCGGGTATCGTTTATCTGCATTTCGCTGAAAAGGGCTGGCAGCGCCGTCGTCTCGCGCGCGTGCCGGATATCGAATAA
- a CDS encoding 2OG-Fe(II) oxygenase, whose translation MNSSVDSLSSRAVGAKSAERKSIHALDETLTAHLQRLSPERQTARLHETFDSQGAFLYLDDFLPREFTEKLVAAVHAVTPAINRNYLPGHKQGGSVSRHSIDELAPFIAELYRSPALISWLEKISGDTLQESPADDPHAYALYFYTKAGDHIGWHYDTSYYEGRRYTLLLGVMDDSSCRLDYELHTRTPEIPDQPGSVQIPPGGLVFFDGDKLRHRITPARANEFRVSLTFEYVTNPNMRPWQRFISNMKDSIAYFGFGQVFRRKGGKNSAA comes from the coding sequence ATGAATTCATCTGTCGATTCCCTATCTTCCCGTGCGGTTGGCGCCAAGTCCGCGGAGCGCAAGAGTATTCACGCTCTCGACGAGACCCTGACCGCGCATCTTCAGCGCCTGTCTCCAGAGCGCCAGACCGCGAGACTGCACGAAACGTTCGATAGCCAAGGTGCGTTCCTGTATCTGGACGACTTTCTGCCACGCGAATTCACCGAGAAATTGGTCGCGGCTGTCCATGCCGTTACGCCCGCGATCAACCGCAATTACCTGCCGGGACACAAGCAGGGCGGCAGCGTCAGCCGTCATTCGATCGACGAACTTGCGCCGTTCATCGCCGAGTTGTACCGGTCGCCAGCGCTGATCAGCTGGCTGGAGAAAATCAGCGGCGACACGCTCCAGGAGTCGCCCGCTGACGATCCGCACGCATACGCGCTGTATTTCTACACCAAGGCGGGTGACCATATCGGCTGGCACTACGATACGTCGTACTACGAAGGTCGCCGTTATACGCTGCTGCTCGGTGTGATGGACGATTCGTCGTGCCGTCTCGACTATGAGCTGCACACCCGCACGCCGGAGATTCCCGACCAGCCGGGTTCGGTGCAGATTCCGCCGGGCGGTCTGGTTTTCTTCGATGGCGACAAACTCCGCCATCGCATCACGCCGGCTCGCGCGAACGAATTCCGCGTGTCGCTGACATTCGAGTACGTGACGAATCCGAACATGCGGCCGTGGCAGCGTTTCATCTCGAACATGAAGGACTCGATCGCGTACTTCGGCTTCGGACAGGTTTTCCGCCGCAAAGGCGGGAAGAACAGCGCAGCATGA
- a CDS encoding CDP-alcohol phosphatidyltransferase family protein — MNKPRNAQPHALPEPATWDARLARRLVTPLIGTPITPNHLTTLRLLIGIAGAYYLSVGSFWSCSLGALLIALSNFVDHTDGELARISGQSSKIGHFYDLACDSIVTVLLFVGLGFYVSVHHPAMIVPAEWLGGIAGVAVALIFFLRMRIESMAGKNGTKQASMAGFETEDVLYLLPVVTLLNGMTPFLVAASIGAPLFAVWVVVDYQRALRRFAQATARNKDADGQDLQAVQ, encoded by the coding sequence ATGAACAAACCCCGCAACGCCCAACCACATGCGCTTCCTGAGCCCGCAACCTGGGATGCGCGGCTCGCCCGGCGCCTCGTTACACCGCTCATTGGCACCCCGATTACACCGAATCACCTGACCACCCTGCGCTTGCTGATTGGCATTGCCGGCGCTTATTACCTGTCGGTCGGCAGCTTCTGGTCGTGCAGCTTGGGCGCCTTGCTCATCGCGCTCTCCAATTTTGTCGACCATACAGATGGCGAACTCGCGCGAATCAGCGGGCAATCGAGCAAAATCGGTCATTTTTACGATCTTGCGTGCGATTCCATCGTGACCGTGCTGCTGTTTGTTGGCCTCGGGTTTTATGTGAGCGTGCATCATCCGGCCATGATCGTGCCGGCTGAATGGCTTGGCGGGATTGCAGGGGTTGCCGTCGCGCTGATCTTCTTCCTGCGCATGCGGATCGAATCAATGGCGGGTAAGAACGGCACGAAGCAGGCCTCCATGGCGGGCTTCGAGACCGAAGACGTCTTGTATTTGCTGCCGGTAGTGACGCTGCTCAACGGCATGACGCCGTTTCTCGTGGCTGCTTCAATTGGTGCACCGTTGTTTGCCGTCTGGGTCGTCGTGGATTACCAGCGCGCACTGCGACGTTTCGCCCAGGCCACAGCGCGTAACAAAGACGCTGATGGTCAAGATTTGCAGGCTGTTCAATGA